The following proteins come from a genomic window of bacterium:
- a CDS encoding phosphatidylglycerol lysyltransferase domain-containing protein, which translates to MNLCGFPEFESIQPGHKDIFKKYLSLYKKESCGFMFANVFSWKDILKLSVSSLDENLIIAGVQDNNPFFYEPVGDRKPLESVKAVFKHFKTGNGRIHLKGATENFIKNVINGDKSFSIKENRDDSEYIYLAGDLISLKGNKYHSKKNLYNQFKKNNSYRYIKLEQDTAGHCIDFLDKWCERKECGLTPRQAKENCAAKRMLENFDYLELKGAVFEVNGVLSGLTLGEELNPDTFVVHVEKATSLVKGLYQAINREFLENEASGYKYVNREEDDGVAGLRKAKMSYNPVKLLKKYDIFLE; encoded by the coding sequence ATGAATTTATGCGGATTTCCCGAATTTGAAAGCATACAACCCGGACATAAGGATATCTTCAAAAAATATCTATCTTTGTATAAAAAAGAAAGTTGCGGTTTTATGTTTGCCAATGTGTTTTCCTGGAAAGACATCCTTAAGTTAAGCGTATCATCTCTTGATGAAAACCTTATAATTGCGGGCGTTCAGGATAATAACCCGTTCTTTTACGAACCGGTCGGGGACAGAAAGCCGCTGGAATCCGTAAAAGCTGTTTTTAAGCATTTTAAAACCGGGAACGGCAGAATCCATTTAAAAGGGGCAACGGAAAATTTTATAAAAAATGTTATAAACGGGGATAAATCTTTTTCAATAAAAGAAAACCGCGATGATTCTGAATATATTTATCTGGCCGGCGACCTGATTTCCCTCAAGGGAAATAAATACCACAGCAAAAAAAATCTTTATAACCAGTTTAAAAAGAATAACAGCTACAGGTATATAAAACTGGAACAGGATACCGCCGGACACTGCATTGATTTTTTGGATAAGTGGTGCGAGAGAAAAGAATGCGGCCTTACCCCCCGGCAGGCGAAAGAGAATTGCGCGGCGAAAAGAATGCTTGAAAATTTCGATTACCTGGAGCTTAAAGGCGCTGTTTTCGAGGTAAACGGCGTGCTTAGCGGGCTGACGCTGGGCGAAGAGTTAAATCCGGATACATTTGTCGTCCATGTGGAAAAGGCGACAAGTTTGGTAAAAGGTTTATACCAGGCAATCAACAGGGAATTTCTTGAAAATGAGGCTTCGGGATATAAATATGTAAACAGGGAAGAAGATGACGGGGTTGCCGGATTGAGGAAAGCTAAAATGTCATATAATCCCGTAAAATTGCTGAAAAAATACGATATCTTTTTGGAATAA
- a CDS encoding glycosyl transferase, whose protein sequence is MIYIEENPAGIKKADIVGGLASYKEADNISFPARQLSEGFKKYYPDKSAVIINGDNHSPDGTKESFLSAGTNTPGIYVSTPPGTPGKGYNFRNIFEKAIELGAESVVCVDADLKSITPEWVSYFLEPIYKGFDYVTPLYARHKYDGTITKNICYPLVYGLFGMNLRQPIGGDFALSIKLVRHLMSLEWHKTTFEYGIDIFLSMNAIAGGFNIAETGLGSKIHKPSAPKLGPMFLQVVGTAFNIIGKSIERIKNVSEIRELKKYGLKEMGKPQELNIDRKKLTGNAMEGWSQWKNELKKDLSRDVYAKWENIFSKEPINNDISLWVQTLYDMVISYQKSENKDKTVEAMRCLWFARAVGFMNQTWDWSNEKAEEEIKRQAQAFFDNRNYLIEKI, encoded by the coding sequence ATGATTTACATTGAAGAAAACCCCGCCGGAATAAAAAAAGCAGATATAGTGGGAGGGCTGGCTTCTTATAAAGAAGCCGACAATATTTCTTTCCCCGCCCGGCAACTCAGCGAAGGGTTCAAAAAATACTATCCGGATAAATCGGCGGTTATAATCAACGGAGACAACCATTCCCCGGACGGGACAAAAGAATCATTCCTCTCCGCCGGCACAAATACGCCGGGAATATATGTTTCAACTCCGCCCGGCACACCCGGGAAAGGTTACAATTTCAGAAACATATTTGAAAAAGCCATTGAATTGGGAGCGGAATCCGTCGTGTGTGTTGATGCTGACCTAAAAAGCATCACTCCTGAATGGGTCAGTTATTTTCTGGAACCGATATATAAGGGGTTTGACTACGTGACACCCTTATATGCCCGGCACAAATACGACGGCACAATAACAAAAAACATATGTTATCCCCTCGTTTACGGCTTGTTCGGAATGAATTTAAGACAGCCGATCGGCGGCGATTTTGCGCTGTCCATAAAACTAGTCAGGCATCTCATGTCTCTTGAATGGCACAAGACAACTTTCGAATACGGGATTGATATATTCCTGAGCATGAACGCTATTGCAGGCGGTTTTAACATAGCCGAGACGGGCCTCGGAAGTAAAATCCATAAACCTTCCGCCCCTAAATTGGGCCCTATGTTCCTGCAGGTGGTAGGCACCGCCTTCAATATAATCGGAAAAAGCATCGAAAGAATCAAAAATGTGTCGGAAATACGGGAACTTAAAAAATACGGCCTCAAAGAAATGGGAAAACCGCAGGAGCTTAATATCGACAGAAAAAAATTGACGGGTAATGCCATGGAAGGGTGGAGCCAATGGAAAAATGAATTAAAAAAAGACCTTTCCCGGGATGTATACGCCAAATGGGAAAATATTTTTTCTAAAGAGCCGATTAACAATGATATCTCTCTCTGGGTACAAACCCTCTATGATATGGTGATTTCTTACCAGAAATCAGAGAATAAAGACAAAACCGTTGAAGCGATGCGCTGCCTGTGGTTTGCAAGAGCGGTGGGTTTTATGAATCAGACATGGGATTGGAGCAATGAAAAAGCGGAAGAGGAAATAAAACGCCAGGCACAAGCATTCTTCGATAACAGAAATTACCTCATAGAAAAAATATAA
- a CDS encoding protein-L-isoaspartate(D-aspartate) O-methyltransferase, translating into MKKAILSGAGFILVLLFVTQIFPGDYQRERNEMVETQIAARGVKNERVLKAMKDVPRHLFVPPEYRKLAYEDYPLYIGHSQTISQPYIVAFMTEAAYLKPTDKVLEIGAGSGYQTAVLSELVDKVYSIEILEPLARSAEERLDRLGYKNIFIKCDDGYKGWPEHAPYDAIIVTAAPEEIPETLVNQLKDGGVMIVPIGSYYQELYRVIKENGGLHKEILMPVRFVPMIRGVNVDIGPQ; encoded by the coding sequence TTGAAAAAAGCCATTTTATCAGGCGCGGGTTTTATACTGGTATTGTTGTTTGTTACGCAGATATTCCCCGGAGATTACCAGCGGGAAAGAAATGAAATGGTCGAGACTCAGATTGCCGCGCGGGGAGTTAAGAATGAGCGTGTTCTTAAGGCAATGAAGGATGTTCCCCGCCATCTTTTTGTGCCGCCTGAATACAGAAAGTTAGCTTATGAAGACTATCCTTTATATATAGGACATTCCCAGACTATTTCTCAGCCTTACATAGTTGCTTTTATGACCGAAGCCGCGTATCTGAAACCTACCGATAAAGTTCTGGAAATAGGGGCAGGGTCCGGTTATCAGACTGCCGTCCTCTCAGAACTTGTTGATAAAGTTTATTCAATCGAGATCCTTGAACCTCTTGCCAGGAGCGCCGAAGAAAGGCTGGACAGGCTCGGGTATAAAAATATTTTTATTAAATGCGACGACGGTTATAAAGGCTGGCCCGAACACGCTCCTTACGACGCGATTATAGTCACTGCGGCGCCCGAGGAAATCCCCGAAACTTTAGTAAATCAGCTGAAAGACGGGGGTGTGATGATAGTGCCTATCGGTTCGTATTATCAGGAACTTTACAGGGTAATAAAGGAAAACGGGGGACTTCATAAAGAGATTCTGATGCCCGTGAGGTTTGTCCCTATGATAAGAGGGGTTAATGTAGATATTGGTCCGCAGTGA
- a CDS encoding PTS sugar transporter subunit IIA codes for MRFEVFYMQILSLGLLVLAAHFGGKITKKIKIGEVVGQVVGGLVVGPVLLFCIESKVPAYKEAILSLHFFTFVFLSIIAFGIGDELSISKLKKVGNDVLIICIIQALSTWVLITGVFFFLGFKYPQFTPNTALIIGSIGIATAPAVTFVIMNKLGIAGSMRNMLGGIVVLDDVIEIVIFSVICQVTLLSNSHSLIRFGEVFIPVAKDIGLAVLLGFGVFCVLRLMVERKWLKTQGNNSPESYLPGSEFLSRLISEMPGPSVEIFIIVAGCVSLGVGLALHWHLPFLITAVAAGVFIANLYSTEVFKSLRIENATSMYTLVFFALIGANAKIESFHPENFIFIGAYILARGTGKIGGTWLGCKLTHQEKRIASCLPRLMLPQAGVAAVEAYFVATVLGKEGETVLSIILPGLIIFEIFGVIISERALLKWRSWVTGGGEFLSEEEVIRKKMGESVKLSDLIVPECVKVPFKAKYRGEIIWGLIDMLKKAGYIDNSGEVLDFILERERQGGITLGEGIAILHGRIPDIKTPGIAFGILPKGGELVFGGAGGDVISIVFMVVSPDKTPEIHLQVLAAIAKLLTDQEARTRLKYAKDESEAIQIINENS; via the coding sequence ATGAGATTTGAAGTTTTTTACATGCAGATTCTCAGCCTTGGGCTGCTTGTCCTTGCCGCGCATTTCGGCGGGAAAATAACAAAGAAAATAAAAATAGGGGAAGTAGTCGGCCAGGTTGTGGGAGGATTGGTAGTCGGGCCTGTCCTTCTTTTCTGTATAGAAAGCAAAGTTCCCGCTTATAAAGAGGCTATTCTTTCCCTTCACTTTTTTACGTTTGTATTCCTGAGCATAATAGCATTCGGCATAGGAGACGAACTAAGCATTTCGAAGTTGAAAAAAGTGGGAAACGATGTCCTTATCATATGCATTATCCAGGCTCTTTCCACATGGGTGCTTATAACAGGTGTTTTTTTCTTTCTCGGGTTTAAATATCCGCAGTTTACCCCGAACACAGCGTTAATTATAGGAAGTATAGGGATTGCAACCGCTCCCGCAGTGACATTTGTCATCATGAATAAGCTCGGCATAGCCGGAAGCATGAGGAATATGCTGGGCGGCATAGTAGTGCTTGATGATGTTATAGAGATAGTCATTTTTTCGGTTATATGCCAGGTAACGCTGTTATCCAATTCCCATAGCCTTATCAGGTTTGGCGAAGTTTTTATCCCTGTCGCAAAGGACATAGGTCTGGCGGTCCTGCTTGGTTTCGGTGTTTTTTGTGTGCTGCGCCTCATGGTCGAAAGAAAATGGCTGAAGACGCAGGGCAATAACAGCCCGGAATCTTATCTTCCCGGATCCGAATTCTTATCCAGGCTGATTTCCGAAATGCCGGGACCTTCAGTTGAAATTTTTATTATAGTCGCAGGATGTGTCTCTCTCGGGGTGGGACTGGCGCTTCACTGGCATCTTCCTTTTCTTATCACCGCTGTCGCGGCCGGAGTGTTTATCGCCAATCTTTACAGTACCGAAGTTTTTAAATCCCTGAGGATTGAAAATGCGACTTCCATGTATACCCTCGTATTTTTTGCCCTTATCGGCGCGAACGCCAAGATTGAATCTTTTCATCCCGAGAACTTTATTTTTATCGGTGCGTATATATTAGCCAGAGGCACGGGGAAAATCGGGGGGACATGGCTGGGGTGTAAGTTGACGCACCAGGAAAAAAGAATAGCCTCCTGTCTGCCCAGGCTGATGCTTCCCCAGGCCGGAGTCGCCGCGGTAGAAGCATATTTTGTCGCGACGGTACTCGGCAAAGAGGGAGAAACAGTGCTCAGCATTATTCTGCCCGGCCTGATAATTTTCGAGATTTTCGGTGTAATTATTTCGGAAAGAGCGTTATTGAAATGGCGTTCATGGGTTACGGGCGGGGGGGAATTTTTAAGTGAAGAGGAGGTGATAAGAAAGAAAATGGGAGAAAGTGTTAAACTCAGTGATCTTATTGTCCCGGAATGCGTTAAAGTTCCCTTTAAGGCAAAATACAGGGGGGAGATTATCTGGGGACTTATTGATATGCTTAAGAAAGCAGGCTACATTGATAATTCGGGAGAGGTTCTTGATTTTATCCTCGAAAGGGAGCGGCAGGGAGGGATTACCCTTGGAGAGGGCATTGCCATACTGCACGGCAGAATTCCGGATATAAAAACCCCCGGGATAGCGTTTGGTATATTGCCGAAAGGCGGGGAACTCGTATTCGGCGGGGCAGGTGGAGATGTTATCAGTATAGTGTTCATGGTTGTTTCGCCCGACAAAACACCGGAAATCCACCTGCAGGTACTTGCAGCGATTGCAAAACTGCTTACAGACCAGGAGGCGAGAACACGCCTGAAATACGCCAAAGACGAGTCAGAAGCGATACAGATTATAAACGAAAATTCGTAG